From the genome of Virgibacillus siamensis, one region includes:
- a CDS encoding thiamine pyrophosphate-dependent dehydrogenase E1 component subunit alpha, giving the protein MAKNRHESLGLTDDQVMEMYKTMLLARKIDERMWLLNRAGKIPFVISCQGQEAAQVGASFALNRDEDYVAPYYRDMGVVLAFGMTTKELMLSGFAKAEDPNSGGRQMPGHFGQKKNRILTGASPVTTQVPHAVGVALAAKMEQRDIVSLVTLGEGSSNQGDFHEGLNFAGVHKLPVITMVENNKYAISVPLEKQIASENVSVRGQSYGMPGVTVDGNDPLAVYEAVKNARERAVKGEGPTLIEAVSYRLTAHSSDDDDRQYRDSAEVEEAKKKDSLITFADYLKEAGLLNEESMKEIEGEIGKLVNEATDYAENASYAEPESALKYVYEE; this is encoded by the coding sequence ATGGCAAAAAATCGCCATGAATCATTAGGCTTGACGGATGATCAGGTAATGGAAATGTATAAGACGATGCTTTTGGCCAGAAAAATTGACGAACGGATGTGGCTGTTAAACCGTGCTGGTAAAATCCCGTTCGTTATCTCCTGCCAGGGTCAGGAAGCAGCCCAGGTAGGTGCATCATTTGCACTTAACAGAGATGAAGATTATGTAGCTCCATATTATCGTGATATGGGTGTTGTATTGGCGTTTGGCATGACGACTAAAGAATTGATGTTGTCCGGTTTTGCCAAAGCGGAAGATCCTAACTCAGGCGGGCGCCAGATGCCGGGTCATTTCGGACAGAAGAAAAACAGAATCCTGACTGGGGCTTCGCCGGTTACAACACAAGTTCCGCATGCGGTTGGTGTTGCCTTGGCTGCGAAAATGGAGCAAAGGGATATTGTTTCATTGGTTACACTTGGCGAAGGCTCATCCAATCAGGGTGATTTCCATGAGGGATTGAACTTTGCAGGTGTTCATAAACTACCTGTTATCACAATGGTGGAAAATAATAAATATGCAATTTCAGTTCCGCTTGAAAAGCAAATTGCTTCGGAAAATGTATCCGTTCGGGGACAAAGCTATGGTATGCCAGGTGTAACAGTGGATGGCAATGATCCGCTTGCGGTGTATGAAGCTGTAAAAAATGCTAGAGAAAGAGCAGTAAAAGGTGAAGGACCAACATTGATTGAAGCTGTATCCTATCGCTTAACAGCACATTCCAGTGACGATGACGACCGTCAATACAGGGACAGTGCGGAAGTGGAAGAGGCAAAAAAGAAAGATTCATTAATAACCTTTGCCGATTATCTGAAAGAAGCCGGTCTGCTCAATGAAGAATCAATGAAAGAAATTGAAGGAGAGATTGGCAAGCTTGTCAATGAAGCCACTGATTATGCTGAAAATGCGTCATATGCAGAACCGGAATCTGCTCTAAAATACGTATATGAAGAGTAA
- the lpdA gene encoding dihydrolipoyl dehydrogenase, whose product MAKEYDLVVLGGGTGGYVAAIRAAQIGMQVAIVEKGNLGGTCLHKGCIPSKALLRSAEVYKQTQDAGDYGVETKDTTLNFPKVQERKNGIVAKLHQGVQGLMKKGKIDVYNGFGRILGPSIFSPMPGTISIEHENGDENTMIVPKNVLIATGSKPRTLPGLDIDGVHVITSDEALEMEVLPDSILIVGGGVIGIEWASMLADFGVEVTVVEYLNQILPTEDHDIAKEAEKLLKKKGITFVKGAKVLSDTLETKNGISIEAEVNGEKQTYTAEKMLVSVGREANTQNIGLENTDIVVEKGHIHTNTFFQTKESHIYAIGDVIGGMQLAHVASHEGIVAVEHMADKDPLSIEYDNVPTCIYSNPEVASVGLTEEQAKEKGFEIKIGKFPFQAIGKALVFGESEGFVKMITNKANEDLLGVHMIGPHVTDMISEAGLAKVLDATAWEISHSIHPHPTLSEVMGEAALAVDGNQIHG is encoded by the coding sequence ATGGCAAAAGAATATGATCTTGTCGTTCTCGGTGGCGGGACCGGCGGATATGTAGCAGCTATTCGAGCTGCACAAATTGGAATGCAGGTAGCCATCGTTGAAAAAGGTAACCTTGGCGGAACCTGTCTGCACAAAGGTTGTATACCATCAAAAGCATTGCTGCGTAGTGCGGAAGTATATAAACAGACGCAGGATGCAGGCGATTATGGCGTAGAGACAAAAGATACAACGTTGAACTTTCCGAAAGTACAGGAACGTAAGAATGGAATTGTTGCTAAATTGCACCAAGGTGTACAAGGATTAATGAAAAAGGGAAAAATTGACGTTTATAATGGTTTTGGAAGAATCTTGGGACCGAGCATTTTCTCTCCGATGCCAGGAACGATCTCCATTGAACATGAAAATGGGGATGAAAACACGATGATTGTTCCGAAAAATGTGCTGATTGCAACCGGGTCAAAGCCGCGCACATTACCCGGCCTCGACATCGACGGTGTTCATGTAATAACCTCTGATGAAGCACTTGAGATGGAGGTGCTCCCTGACTCCATTTTGATTGTCGGCGGCGGTGTTATCGGGATAGAATGGGCATCTATGCTTGCCGATTTTGGTGTGGAGGTAACAGTAGTCGAATATCTTAATCAAATTTTACCCACCGAAGACCATGATATTGCCAAAGAGGCAGAGAAGTTGCTCAAGAAAAAAGGTATAACGTTTGTCAAGGGGGCAAAGGTGCTTTCTGATACACTCGAGACAAAAAATGGTATTTCGATTGAAGCAGAAGTAAATGGGGAGAAACAAACATATACGGCTGAAAAGATGCTTGTATCAGTGGGACGCGAAGCCAACACCCAAAATATAGGTCTGGAGAATACAGATATCGTTGTTGAAAAGGGGCACATCCACACAAACACATTTTTTCAGACGAAAGAGTCACATATATACGCTATTGGTGATGTTATCGGCGGCATGCAGCTTGCACATGTGGCCTCTCACGAAGGTATTGTTGCTGTTGAACATATGGCGGATAAAGATCCTTTATCGATAGAATATGACAATGTCCCGACATGCATCTACTCGAATCCGGAGGTAGCCAGTGTGGGACTGACGGAAGAACAGGCCAAGGAAAAAGGATTTGAAATTAAAATAGGTAAATTCCCATTTCAGGCAATTGGAAAAGCACTAGTATTTGGTGAGTCGGAAGGTTTTGTGAAAATGATCACAAACAAGGCAAATGAGGATTTGCTTGGGGTTCATATGATTGGTCCACATGTGACTGATATGATAAGTGAAGCAGGGCTGGCAAAGGTACTGGATGCCACTGCCTGGGAAATTTCACACAGCATACATCCGCATCCGACACTTTCCGAGGTGATGGGTGAGGCAGCATTGGCTGTTGATGGTAATCAAATACACGGATAA
- the buk gene encoding butyrate kinase: MAQEHFRVLVINPHTLSTTIGVFDNHTCIFENTIQHNEDELRQFQWLMDQSSYRKEHILNQLDNEGINISRFNAVCGRGGLLRPIQGGTYKINEIMLRELKEGCNGEHVSNLGAVISNGIAEGLNIPSYIVDPIVVDEMDDIARISGVPEIPRKSIFHALNQKAAARRAAKDLGKTYPEARLIVAHMGGGVTIGAHREGKVVDVNNGLDGEGPFSPERAGTVPSGELASLCFSGNYYREDIMKKLVENGGLKGYLHTNSAGEIEKRIDDGDPFAMYIYDAMAYQIAKEIGAMAAVFNGDADAIVLTGNLAFGNTLIKLISDRVKWIADIMTYPGENELQALNEGVLRVLSGKEAVKTYPE, translated from the coding sequence ATGGCGCAGGAACATTTTCGTGTCTTGGTTATCAATCCTCATACATTGTCAACGACTATCGGGGTTTTTGATAACCATACATGCATTTTTGAAAATACAATTCAACATAATGAAGATGAGTTGAGACAATTCCAATGGTTGATGGATCAAAGTTCGTATCGTAAGGAACATATTCTAAATCAATTGGATAACGAAGGGATTAATATTTCCCGTTTTAATGCAGTTTGTGGACGTGGCGGATTGCTGCGTCCAATCCAAGGCGGAACATATAAAATAAATGAAATAATGCTTCGCGAACTGAAGGAAGGCTGTAATGGCGAGCATGTATCAAATCTTGGAGCTGTTATTTCAAATGGAATTGCGGAAGGACTTAATATCCCATCTTATATTGTTGATCCGATTGTTGTAGATGAGATGGACGATATTGCAAGAATATCCGGAGTACCAGAGATTCCGCGAAAAAGCATTTTTCATGCTTTGAATCAGAAGGCTGCTGCAAGACGTGCTGCAAAGGATCTCGGAAAAACCTATCCGGAGGCACGGCTGATTGTTGCTCATATGGGTGGCGGAGTAACGATTGGAGCGCATCGTGAAGGTAAGGTAGTCGATGTTAATAATGGTCTGGATGGTGAAGGACCTTTTTCACCGGAACGGGCAGGTACAGTACCAAGCGGAGAATTAGCATCACTTTGTTTTTCCGGGAATTATTACCGGGAGGATATAATGAAGAAACTGGTTGAAAATGGCGGACTTAAAGGTTATTTGCATACAAACAGTGCGGGAGAAATTGAAAAACGCATTGATGATGGTGATCCGTTTGCCATGTACATATATGATGCGATGGCTTATCAAATTGCAAAGGAAATCGGAGCAATGGCCGCTGTTTTCAATGGAGATGCAGATGCAATTGTGTTAACAGGCAATCTTGCATTTGGAAATACCCTTATTAAACTGATTTCCGATCGGGTCAAATGGATTGCGGATATCATGACATACCCCGGTGAAAATGAGTTACAAGCCTTGAATGAAGGAGTATTAAGAGTACTGTCAGGAAAAGAAGCTGTCAAAACCTACCCCGAATAA
- the bcd gene encoding branched-chain amino acid dehydrogenase, giving the protein MEIFKYMEKYDYEQLVFCQDENSGLKAVIAIHDTTLGPALGGTRMWTYNSEEEAIEDALRLAKGMTYKNAAAGLNLGGGKTVIIGDPKKDKNPEMFRAFGRYIQSLNGRYITAEDVGTTVHDMDLIHMETDYVTGISPEFGSSGNPSPVTGYGVYKGMKAAAKEAFGSDSLEGRTVAIQGVGNVAYAVCEHLHKEGANIIVTDINEDAVKRAVDAFDAKAVAPDDIYSVDCDIYAPCALGATINDETIPQLKAKVIAGSANNQLKTSEHGDIIHEKGIVYAPDYVINSGGVINVADELNGYNESRAMRKVETIYDSLMRVFEISKRDNIPTYVAADRMAEERIESLRKSRNQFLLNGHHTLSRR; this is encoded by the coding sequence ATGGAAATCTTTAAGTATATGGAGAAATATGATTATGAACAATTGGTGTTTTGTCAAGATGAGAATTCAGGGTTGAAAGCTGTTATTGCCATACATGATACAACACTTGGACCTGCACTTGGCGGAACAAGAATGTGGACTTACAATTCTGAAGAAGAGGCTATTGAAGATGCACTGAGGCTTGCTAAAGGAATGACATATAAAAATGCTGCGGCCGGGCTGAATCTGGGCGGAGGAAAGACTGTCATCATCGGTGACCCTAAAAAAGACAAAAATCCTGAAATGTTTCGTGCGTTCGGACGTTATATTCAAAGTCTGAATGGCCGTTATATTACTGCAGAGGACGTGGGAACAACAGTTCACGACATGGATCTTATTCATATGGAGACCGATTATGTAACTGGAATTTCACCCGAATTTGGTTCATCGGGTAATCCTTCACCTGTTACCGGATATGGTGTATATAAAGGTATGAAGGCAGCAGCGAAGGAGGCGTTCGGGTCTGATTCACTGGAAGGACGCACCGTTGCAATTCAGGGAGTCGGTAATGTTGCTTATGCTGTTTGTGAACATTTGCATAAGGAAGGCGCAAATATCATTGTAACGGATATCAATGAAGATGCTGTGAAACGCGCTGTTGATGCATTTGATGCGAAAGCAGTGGCTCCTGATGACATTTACAGTGTTGATTGCGATATTTATGCACCATGTGCGCTCGGGGCAACCATTAATGATGAAACAATTCCGCAACTGAAAGCAAAGGTTATTGCAGGCTCGGCCAACAATCAATTAAAAACTTCTGAACATGGCGACATCATCCATGAAAAGGGAATTGTTTACGCTCCGGATTATGTGATCAATTCCGGCGGTGTAATAAATGTCGCAGATGAACTTAACGGATATAATGAGTCAAGAGCCATGAGAAAAGTGGAGACAATTTACGATAGTCTGATGCGGGTATTTGAGATTTCAAAAAGGGATAATATTCCAACATATGTAGCTGCAGACCGTATGGCCGAAGAACGAATTGAATCACTACGAAAGTCCCGCAATCAATTTTTGCTGAACGGACACCATACGCTGAGCAGAAGGTAA
- a CDS encoding sigma-54 interaction domain-containing protein, which yields MKNVLIVGAGKGGNALLKILYNTDRMKIAAVIDRNFDAAGIIKARKMGIPTGQKWQDWVHKDIDIVIEATGDEDVLKELLDKTTRPTVVIPGSVAYIISELLEEKETLVKRLQLQSDNQKLILDNIRDGMIVINGDEKVQFVNKSTERITGLSKEKFLDQDIKDVIAATRLPHVLRSRRKEVNQKLVLENGKQVITTRIPMINLEDRIVGAFAVFKDITEVVNLAEENTDLKEIKTMLEAIIQSSDEAISVVDDSGTGIMINPAYTRITGMKESDIVGAPASTDISEGESMHMKVLKTRRAVRGVRMKVGPAKRDVLVNVAPVIVDGKIKGSVGVLHDVSEIRTLTSELKRARQIIRNLEAKYTFDDIIGSSEEMKISLEQAKVGAKTPASILLRGESGTGKELFAHAIHNESNRKHNKFIRVNCAAIAESILESELFGYEEGAFSGARQGGKKGLFEEANLGSIFLDEIGELSLHMQAKLLRVLQENEIVRVGGTNPITLNVRIITATNVNLEKAIMNKTFREDLYYRLNRLPIYIPALKERINDLPDLIQHIIDKTNEDYGRNVKSINREAYDYLKNYHWPGNIRELENVIGRAMIYMDMNEEIIQRKHIPDLFGTLAGIQHHSLAVMDNRHTSLQQAVNNFEKDYIQKVFEKNNYNKTKTAKDLNVSIRNLYYKLEKYNMQNLS from the coding sequence ATGAAAAATGTATTGATTGTAGGTGCGGGTAAAGGCGGAAATGCTTTGTTGAAAATTTTATATAATACAGATCGCATGAAGATCGCTGCCGTTATAGATCGTAATTTTGATGCTGCCGGCATCATCAAAGCCCGTAAAATGGGAATACCGACTGGACAAAAGTGGCAGGACTGGGTTCATAAGGACATTGATATCGTCATTGAAGCAACTGGTGATGAGGATGTACTCAAAGAATTGCTTGATAAAACGACCAGACCAACTGTCGTGATACCAGGATCAGTTGCGTACATAATTTCCGAGTTACTGGAAGAAAAAGAGACATTGGTCAAGCGCCTCCAACTTCAAAGTGACAATCAGAAGCTTATTCTTGATAACATACGGGATGGCATGATTGTAATAAACGGGGATGAAAAGGTTCAGTTTGTAAACAAAAGTACTGAACGGATTACTGGGCTGTCCAAAGAAAAATTTCTTGATCAGGATATAAAAGATGTTATTGCCGCTACCAGGCTTCCCCATGTATTACGAAGCAGAAGAAAAGAGGTAAACCAGAAACTTGTTCTGGAAAATGGTAAACAAGTCATAACAACTCGAATCCCGATGATTAATTTGGAAGATCGAATAGTAGGTGCCTTCGCTGTATTTAAGGATATTACGGAAGTTGTCAATCTGGCCGAAGAAAACACAGATTTAAAAGAAATAAAAACAATGCTTGAAGCAATTATTCAGTCTTCGGATGAAGCAATCAGCGTTGTGGATGATAGTGGGACAGGCATTATGATCAATCCTGCTTATACAAGGATCACCGGGATGAAAGAGTCCGATATTGTAGGTGCACCCGCATCAACGGATATATCAGAAGGTGAAAGCATGCATATGAAGGTATTAAAAACACGCCGGGCGGTTCGTGGAGTCCGAATGAAGGTTGGGCCTGCCAAGCGGGATGTCCTGGTTAATGTTGCCCCAGTGATTGTAGATGGGAAAATCAAGGGAAGTGTTGGTGTGCTTCATGATGTATCTGAGATTAGAACGTTGACAAGCGAACTGAAGCGCGCGCGCCAGATTATACGCAATTTGGAGGCGAAATACACATTTGACGATATTATAGGATCTTCCGAGGAAATGAAAATTTCTCTGGAACAGGCAAAAGTAGGTGCCAAAACACCTGCATCCATCCTTTTAAGAGGTGAATCCGGAACAGGCAAGGAATTATTTGCTCATGCCATTCATAATGAAAGCAACCGTAAACACAATAAATTTATTCGGGTAAATTGTGCGGCCATAGCTGAATCAATTTTAGAAAGTGAACTATTCGGTTATGAGGAAGGTGCTTTTTCCGGAGCTCGTCAAGGGGGAAAGAAGGGATTATTTGAAGAAGCAAATTTAGGAAGTATTTTTCTGGATGAAATTGGTGAATTATCACTCCATATGCAGGCGAAATTACTTCGAGTGCTGCAGGAGAATGAAATTGTCCGGGTTGGCGGCACTAATCCGATTACATTAAATGTACGGATTATTACTGCAACCAATGTTAATCTGGAAAAAGCCATCATGAACAAAACGTTTCGTGAGGATTTGTATTACAGACTAAATCGACTGCCAATTTACATTCCCGCCCTTAAAGAACGGATAAATGATTTGCCTGATTTAATTCAGCACATTATTGACAAGACGAACGAAGATTATGGTCGTAATGTTAAGTCAATTAATCGGGAAGCATATGATTATTTGAAAAATTATCATTGGCCCGGTAACATACGTGAACTTGAAAATGTTATCGGACGTGCCATGATTTATATGGATATGAATGAAGAAATTATACAAAGAAAACACATTCCGGATTTATTCGGAACTTTAGCAGGCATCCAGCATCATTCTCTTGCTGTAATGGACAATCGGCACACCAGCCTGCAGCAGGCAGTTAATAATTTTGAAAAAGATTATATACAGAAAGTCTTTGAAAAAAACAATTACAATAAGACAAAAACGGCTAAAGATCTGAATGTATCAATTCGAAATTTATATTATAAACTTGAAAAATATAACATGCAAAATCTTTCATGA
- a CDS encoding DUF2627 domain-containing protein → MVRIIAALVLFIPGLISAYGIKLMRDTLFDDFNPIFLHIGIQFTIGLILFLAGIAFIGGFIVHRDRKRQLHKKRNQR, encoded by the coding sequence ATGGTTCGCATCATTGCAGCGCTAGTGCTTTTCATTCCCGGGCTGATTTCCGCATATGGAATTAAGCTCATGCGTGACACATTATTTGATGATTTTAACCCGATATTTTTACATATTGGTATTCAATTTACAATCGGTCTTATACTGTTCCTAGCCGGAATTGCTTTTATAGGCGGATTCATCGTTCATCGCGACAGAAAGAGGCAACTTCATAAAAAAAGAAATCAAAGATGA
- a CDS encoding aspartate kinase, with protein MKVTKFGGSSVANAEQIRKVGSIIKDDPERKIIVVSAPGKRDKDDVKVTDLLIQLAESVLNKEDYTANLQAVLIRFSEITEELEISSSFLSDLEQTIQRIITDDISDRSKMDTLKSIGEDSSAKIISMHLKKLGLDATYLNPKDAGIIVSNEPGQAQILDESYSELYKLREKEDVMVIPGFFGYTKDGDLMTFPRGGSDITGSIVAAGVKADLYENFTDVDSVYSVNPTIVKNPKEITTLTYKEMRELSYAGFSVFHDEALIPAFQHQIPVSIKNTNNPYAPGTLIVAEKRHHEKCVIGIAGDTGFSSLFVSKYLMNREIGFGRKLLQILEDESISFEHAPSGIDDMSVIIRDFNFSYEKEKVVLKRVQEELKPDNIKMHRNLAMVMIVGEGLMSTVGIAKKAATALTTANVNIEMINQGSSDVSMMFGIQSDDLEKAIQSLYEVFFNEE; from the coding sequence ATGAAAGTAACCAAATTTGGGGGAAGCTCCGTAGCAAATGCGGAACAGATCAGGAAAGTCGGATCCATCATAAAAGATGATCCGGAACGAAAAATCATTGTCGTATCAGCACCGGGCAAGCGGGACAAGGATGATGTCAAAGTAACGGATCTACTGATTCAATTGGCGGAAAGTGTCCTTAATAAGGAAGATTATACGGCAAACCTGCAGGCAGTACTTATTCGTTTTTCTGAAATCACAGAGGAACTTGAAATTTCGTCATCCTTTTTAAGTGATTTGGAACAGACTATTCAGCGAATTATTACGGATGACATTTCTGACAGGAGTAAAATGGACACACTGAAATCAATAGGTGAAGACAGCAGTGCAAAAATTATTAGTATGCATCTGAAGAAGCTGGGACTGGATGCTACATATCTGAATCCAAAAGATGCCGGTATTATTGTCAGCAATGAACCGGGACAAGCTCAAATCTTAGATGAAAGCTATTCGGAATTGTACAAACTGCGGGAAAAAGAAGACGTAATGGTTATCCCCGGTTTTTTCGGCTATACAAAAGATGGGGATCTGATGACTTTCCCACGCGGCGGATCTGATATTACCGGATCAATAGTGGCAGCGGGTGTAAAAGCTGATCTTTATGAAAATTTCACTGATGTTGATTCGGTTTATTCCGTAAATCCTACAATCGTGAAAAATCCAAAGGAAATCACGACGCTGACATACAAGGAAATGCGTGAATTATCCTATGCAGGATTTTCCGTTTTTCATGATGAAGCTTTAATTCCCGCTTTTCAGCATCAGATACCTGTGAGTATCAAAAACACAAACAACCCATATGCACCTGGCACATTAATTGTTGCGGAGAAAAGACATCATGAAAAATGTGTTATTGGAATTGCCGGTGATACCGGATTTTCCAGTCTTTTTGTCAGTAAATATTTAATGAACAGAGAAATTGGCTTTGGACGTAAATTGTTGCAGATTTTGGAGGACGAATCCATTTCATTCGAACACGCTCCATCAGGAATTGACGATATGTCTGTTATTATCCGGGACTTTAACTTTTCTTATGAAAAAGAAAAAGTTGTGCTGAAACGTGTCCAGGAAGAACTGAAACCGGACAATATTAAAATGCACCGCAATTTGGCGATGGTGATGATTGTCGGAGAAGGATTAATGAGTACAGTAGGAATTGCCAAAAAAGCTGCCACTGCACTAACGACAGCGAATGTAAATATAGAAATGATCAACCAAGGATCATCTGATGTTTCCATGATGTTCGGTATACAATCCGATGATCTGGAAAAGGCAATTCAGTCATTATATGAAGTCTTCTTCAATGAAGAATAA
- the spo0A gene encoding sporulation transcription factor Spo0A, with translation MKEEVSVDKITVCLVDDNRELIQLMEEYFDSTDDIEVIGTAFNGRECLQMMEEKEPDVLILDIIMPHVDGLAVLNKLRETERSSYPNVIMLTAFGQEEVMKKAVDLGASYFILKPFDLDNLSDQIRQVQGANTLIPSSTKKSGSKDLKKKDLEASITNIIHEIGVPAHIKGYMYLREAITMVYNDIELLGSITKVLYPDIAKKFNTTASRVERAIRHAIEVAWSRGNMDSISALFGYTVSISKAKPTNSEFIAMVADRLRLEHKAS, from the coding sequence ATAAAGGAGGAAGTTTCAGTGGATAAAATTACAGTATGTTTAGTTGATGACAACAGGGAGCTAATTCAGTTAATGGAAGAGTATTTTGACTCGACAGATGATATTGAAGTAATCGGAACGGCATTTAATGGCAGGGAGTGCCTGCAAATGATGGAAGAAAAAGAACCTGATGTTCTTATTTTGGATATAATTATGCCGCATGTTGATGGTCTTGCTGTATTAAATAAATTACGTGAAACCGAAAGAAGCAGTTATCCGAATGTTATTATGCTTACTGCGTTCGGTCAGGAAGAGGTAATGAAAAAAGCTGTTGATTTAGGGGCATCTTATTTTATTCTTAAACCATTCGATTTGGATAATTTGTCTGACCAGATTCGCCAGGTACAAGGTGCTAATACTTTAATCCCATCAAGCACCAAAAAATCCGGAAGCAAAGATCTGAAAAAGAAAGATCTTGAGGCAAGTATTACGAATATTATTCATGAGATTGGAGTTCCTGCACACATAAAAGGATACATGTACCTGAGGGAAGCAATTACAATGGTATACAATGATATTGAACTTTTGGGCTCAATTACGAAAGTACTATACCCTGATATTGCGAAAAAATTCAATACGACGGCTTCAAGGGTTGAACGCGCCATACGACATGCGATTGAAGTTGCCTGGAGTCGCGGTAATATGGACTCCATTTCTGCATTATTCGGGTACACCGTGAGCATTTCCAAAGCAAAGCCTACAAATTCTGAGTTTATTGCAATGGTAGCTGACCGTCTCCGCCTGGAACACAAAGCAAGCTGA
- the spoIVB gene encoding SpoIVB peptidase, with translation MKKTTWIGLLLLLSLLAVPFMQHISIPDHFPAQKQSTIDIPVAGGNASTDTAPLKLLNKLTGIPGNTAEASDLSDLRIVPGGQSIGVQLHTLGVLVVGHHQVKSTNGMVSPGEKANIRVGDVILKMNGKDIKKMEDVKPIVEKAGKSDEPLEVTIKRGEKKLKTKLDPVKGSKDNEYLIGLYIRDSAAGIGTMTFYDPKTKKYGALGHVISDMDTQKPIEIYNGTIVRSTVTSIQKGDNGKPGEKQATFSVKDDKIGSITKNSPFGIFGELNKPLKYGKYTKPMPIAQSHEVKEGPAKILTVIEGEKVEEFDVEIVSSVPQSHPAKKGMIIQITDPELLRKTGGIVQGMSGSPIIQDGKIIGAVTHVFVNDPTSGYGVHIEWMLQEAGVIEGEVQDKAG, from the coding sequence TTGAAAAAAACAACTTGGATAGGTTTACTGCTCCTTCTTTCTCTTTTGGCAGTACCTTTCATGCAACATATATCCATTCCTGATCATTTTCCAGCCCAAAAACAATCCACAATTGATATTCCTGTTGCTGGCGGTAACGCTTCGACCGATACTGCACCATTAAAGCTGTTAAATAAGTTGACAGGAATACCAGGCAATACGGCTGAAGCGTCCGATTTAAGTGATCTCCGGATTGTTCCCGGTGGTCAGTCGATAGGTGTACAGCTGCATACATTGGGCGTTTTGGTTGTCGGGCATCATCAAGTGAAGAGTACGAATGGTATGGTATCACCTGGTGAAAAAGCGAATATACGAGTTGGAGACGTCATTTTAAAAATGAATGGCAAAGATATTAAAAAGATGGAAGACGTTAAACCGATTGTAGAGAAGGCCGGAAAAAGCGATGAGCCACTTGAGGTTACTATTAAACGTGGTGAAAAGAAATTAAAAACCAAGCTTGATCCCGTAAAAGGCAGTAAAGATAACGAATACCTGATTGGCCTCTACATCAGGGATTCAGCAGCCGGGATTGGTACTATGACGTTTTATGATCCAAAAACTAAAAAATATGGTGCGTTGGGACACGTTATTTCAGATATGGACACGCAGAAACCAATTGAAATTTACAATGGCACCATTGTCCGGTCCACAGTAACGTCCATTCAAAAAGGAGATAATGGTAAACCAGGTGAAAAGCAGGCAACTTTTTCCGTTAAGGATGACAAAATTGGTTCCATTACTAAAAACAGCCCTTTTGGAATTTTTGGTGAGTTAAACAAACCACTGAAATACGGCAAATATACTAAGCCTATGCCAATCGCACAGTCACACGAAGTTAAAGAGGGGCCAGCGAAAATTTTAACGGTCATTGAAGGGGAAAAAGTGGAAGAGTTTGACGTAGAAATTGTAAGCAGTGTTCCACAAAGTCATCCCGCCAAAAAGGGAATGATTATTCAAATTACCGACCCTGAATTATTGCGAAAAACCGGTGGGATTGTTCAAGGAATGAGTGGAAGCCCCATTATTCAGGATGGAAAAATCATTGGTGCTGTGACACATGTATTTGTAAATGATCCAACATCCGGATATGGCGTTCATATTGAATGGATGCTTCAGGAGGCCGGTGTAATTGAAGGAGAAGTTCAGGATAAGGCTGGCTGA